A section of the Harmonia axyridis chromosome 2, icHarAxyr1.1, whole genome shotgun sequence genome encodes:
- the LOC123674176 gene encoding uncharacterized protein LOC123674176 → MAGIIINSKMMDALVQIQAIAVNKEEEARRERRKELRQLLKSHPVMTADHDSYKLRSSKWFNHSEISIVCSVFESGFIVEKRYETQQDIPNALGIALWDTGYEKSKDPSHLKIYGLNGETVQAFNLDEFWTIKTQIKISNSGDRFFATNSIELIITQIKQAEKMKFDRDEHFVCYCRYGKPKKSFDGWSLRSILEKLRTFYVRW, encoded by the exons ATGGCAGGAATAATAATCAAtt CCAAAATGATGGATGCTTTGGTCCAAATTCAAGCCATTGCAGTCAATAAAGAGGAAGAAGCAAGACGAGAAAGAAGAAAAGAGCTGCGGCAGCTCCTGAAGAGTCATCCTGTGATGACAGCCGATCATGATTCTTACAAACTACGTTCATCGAAGTGGTTCAACCATAGTGAAATTTCAATTGTGTGTTCGGTTTTCGAATCTGGATTTATTGTAGAAAAACGTTATGAAACACAACAAGATATACCAAACGCATTAGGTATTGCTCTATGGGATACAGGATATG AAAAAAGTAAAGATCCCAGTCATCTAAAAATATACGGGTTGAATGGTGAAACCGTACAAGCATTCAACCTAGACGAATTTTGGACAATAAAAACACAAATTAAAATCTCCAACAGTGGGGACAGATTTTTTGCAACCAACAGTATAGAATTAATCATAACACAAATCAAGCAAGCTGAGAAGATGAAATTTGATAGAGACGAACATTTTGTGTGTTATTGTCGATACGGAAAGCCCAAAAAA agttttGATGGTTGGAGTCTGAGAAGTATATTAGAAAAATTAAGGACATTTTATGTACGAtggtaa